The DNA region ATGCTTAAGTTGATGCCAAGGCTTCCTTGATGTACAAACTTGTAGGGCTTGTAATGAAACACATTGTTTAGAAGcttcccaaaaacaaaaggattaCATTTAAATATATTTGGGATATTTGATTATGAAGGTGGAATTGGCAACCACTCTTTTGCTTCTGGTAGTGAGTGGTACACATCATTTGCAGTTTCCTGTAGTATCATATCTGACAAATCCCATCAGCTCTGGTCCTTCCAATCTTGGGTTATTCTTGAAACTACATCCAGACAAACAAGTACATACACAATCCACTGAGAATCCAAACCTAACAATGACATAAAACAAACTTCTGCATTTGTATGGTAGTTGATTACCTTTCTTCTGAGAACTTGGAGAAGGAGCCTGAGGTTGGGAAAGTACCACATAAATCATTGTCCGATACATCACTGCACAAGTTTTCAATGTAACCTAATGAGCAACTAATGGTTAGTGAACAAGTCATTCGTAAATTGCACAGAGAAAGGCTTACAAGATCTTGAGGCTTCCGAGTTTGGTAAGCTTCCTCGGAATTGTTCCGGTCAGTCTGTTGCCGTTTAGTCGCCTGCATTGAACATCATGTGAGCTCATTTCTGTTCCAGTAGCTATATGCATCAAAATGTTTATGGCACTTCCGTTTTggttaaattatattttcgaaAGTAGCCGGAAAAGATAATTCGACGGAGTTTGGCGCAGGTTacaaagatttgaagtttaaaCATTCGAAAACAGTGCAAACACATAGCAAAATTGACATTTGACCAGAAACAGTAACCAAAAAAGATTCCCACCCAAATTATAGTCACGCATTTGAAAGAGATTGCTTACAAGAAGTTAAGATTGGAGAGGTTAGAAAGTGAGGAAGGGATAGACCCAGTGAAGTTGTTGTGGTAGAGATCCAAGCTCACAAGGCTCTTCAATCCTCCCAGTTCCTTTGGTATAGAACCAGTCAAGTTGTTCATGTACAATTCCCTACAAACAGCgacacaacaacaaccaatttCTCTATCAGTATCATTATCAATGCTGGCCGAATTTAATTCCGGAATTCATGATCCGACGGCGACGGACTCTCAGGTTGGTGAGGTAGGTCAGATCAATTAAAACCTTCAACAGGTTTCGAATacataaacagaaaataatgaaactgTTAAGACTCACAGATACTGAAGCCGTTCCAGCTTGCCCAGTTCAGGCACTAGACTGCCGACCAGGTTTGCATTTCCAAGGTCTCTGATAAGAGAAAGCAGACGAGTCATTATTGTACTGCTCGCTCGTTTTACCcatagaaatagaaaaaataaggaTATAGAGCTTGAAAATGGTTAAAGTGAAGTAATTACAGTCGAGTGACTCGGTTATCGCCGTCGCAGGTGACATGAAACCAAGTACAGGGATCAACCAGGGTCGGATCCCAGCTCTGGAGGACATTGTTGGAGTCCTTGACAGCTCTTCTCAAGGCAAAGAGAGCATCCCCTGTTTCATTTCATGAATAAGAACACAATGAAGAAAGTGAATGGCTTTGATGAACTGAGTTTGTTGCAGGTTTACCTTCTAAGTTTGCAGTTGTGGGTGTCAATGGCCAAGAGAGAAGGAGGGCGGTGGTGAGAAGATGAAGCAGAGCCCACAACGCCATTTGCAGAAGAGTGAAAAGCTTTGATCTGATCGAGTTGGGGTCGTTGAAACTTAAAAGCTGGAGTAGTTGGACCTTAAAGATTCAGAGAgacaagagggagtgagtttgaaagagaaagggagagagaaaattgGCAATTGCTAGTTTGCTACAAAGCAAGGAAGCAAGGAATCAAATTAATTTATAGAGCCCATAAAATAGAGAAACGAGTGCGCTGTTTGTGCAGCACAAAAAGTAACGTCTTTTTGTATGGCAGGAAGTCATTGTATGAAATGGGagataattttattttacattgtaatatgttatttagttataaataaatataagaaatgagacaaaaaatgagatatgACTCTAAATTAACTCgttcatatattttgaatttaattaCCTAATTAGGGGAGGAGattctatttctatttttcaccTTTAAAGATAAATTACAGAAATTAACCACCTAAAAAGCTATATTTCCTTAAATATAACACATATGCAATTCTTGATCCAAGTAGTTGAGGTAAGGGCATTATGCCCTAAACTCGGAATCGCTTCTATAACAAAGCTGGCTGCACGAACTTGGTTGTAATTTATCTGTTCAGAGTTAGACGCAAATCTTTGAATGTCTTTGATAAGAGATCGAATTCTCCAGGAGGGCACATATTTGATTGATCACGTCTATGATTAACTTGGAATTACCTTCAACGCAAATTTTATGACAATTGTTGCAAAGAAAATGGTAGATGCCATTACGAACTTAACGTCTATGATTGATCAGGTTTTATACAAATATTAATTCTCAACAACTAATGATTTCTGTATCTATAATTTAAAGTACTTTTGTGACGTTAGATTATCAGCTCTCATATGGTTTTTCAAGTTAAGCAATATCACCCAACAAAAATCgagaaccaaaagaaattcacccaacaaaaaagttctttgtttttgtattgtttttcttttctgatgcAATAACATCTGACAAAAATAATGGAAAGACTAGACTACACAAGAGAGTAGAGGTTTGCGTGCATGCCAGCACTTCTTGATAACAGAGAGGAAAATCCAGACATATCATTTGTACTGTGTCGGAGCCAAAACTATACTTCTTTCTATAAACTATTACCTGCACAGAAATCATTATCAGTGACCAATTGTGTGTATCATCTTGTATTTGTTTTAACCCGGCCTAAATTTGATTATCTTTTCCTTCTGTATTCCTCGCAGGTTAAAGgagcatatacatatatatatagagatgtAGATATGGACAATTATGCAGAGCAATGAGAGCATATATATGGGGAATAATGCTGCTTCTGCAACTTGGAATCTGTAGTGGTCGGGACTCTATCTCTAAACCCTGGTCTGCTCGCtttgtttgtatatatgcaaATCTCTTTGATCTCTTTTCCTGGATTAGTTTggattatatatacaaaatgctTTGATGATACCCAGATTCGTATTCAGAGGCTTACTTTCAAAGGGAACAGGGTTCCAACCTTTCGAATGTCAACCAGATTGCACCATCTAAATTTTCTTGGCTTCCATTCGTTTCCAAGTATATGTAGTTTGTTGGAGAATATGTCTAAAGGTTCATAGCATTTCATCATTGGATTACAAACGACGTAGAACAATTTGTTTTGGATGTTAATATGAGGACCTGGAGGTCCACTCCCCCACTAACAAAGTGAGAATTAGAGACTGGTGATCCTAGTAGGCATGCATGTGAGACTCgtctttttagggtttaatgtGATCATATATTTTGGGTCCATATCTAACTTCAAATGTTTGGGTGGCCTGAGCGTTGTGTACCTGTCTGCAGACGGAGGCGATCAGCTGGACGAAGAAGTGTCTGTGAGAACAAGATGGAACGCAGCGTTAACCTAGGTGACGTGTGGGCGTCACGACGGACCATACAAGATGCTCGCTCCtgtctaatattatttggtttttaagaaaaagaaaactaaaagaagcATTCTCTTGTAGTTGTAATATCGTACGTTATTCTATTTTTAAGTCAGCTTAAAGCATTTCAGATGAACATTTTACATACTTAAATACGAACAACATGTATTCTATGTCCTTAAAGCAGTCTTTGTTTAGAACCTTAATCTAGATGTTGATCCCATCATGTGAATGTGTCACTTAGGCACATAGCTATTGTGTTCCACTATCAAATATTGATAGATGAGTGGAGTAGTGGTAGAGAGTTCGAGTCACCCAAAAAGACCTTGGTATCTAAATAGATTTAGGTAGATTAGGTATTAGACATTACATAATTTCACTATTTCATCATCATAGGGTGGGATGGATTGTCACCTCCATATATCAACCTTCTTAAAAGAAGTGACATGACCAACAAAGCCAAAGCTGCAAAGCGAGAGAGCACTAATAATTCATCTACTTCTATTATATATCTGCTCCCACTTCTTTTTGAGAGTTCATGATAGAATTCGAGAAAGGTGGTGGAACAAGTACTTGTACAAACTAGAAAGCAAACCACatattcatcatcaaaatagaGAACAGAAAAAGCTCTCTCTGGTATTGATTGTATAATCACAAACCCGCGAGTTTCCATTTGCTTTGCTCCAATATTTCCAGTCAACTGTTGACCATTGAACCCAGATCTATCTAAATGAGCGCCTTTGATTGCTtcattcaaaacttcaaatcactACTCCTTTACTTTAAGGGACACACAGCAACAACATCGTTCTACGAATTATCTCCAGCACATGTTAATGATGCATGTTATCTTATAGCATATAAAGTCGTTTTTGTAAGGgccaaatatatatttgctaGATACATTTCATCAACTTAGCTTTTCTAGCATTTGTTATATTTGTACAATAGTCGATTGTGATGCTTAAACCCCATGTATATTATAATGGGTAGTACTAGAGGATCTTAATAAAACTTAAGATTTATGACATTAATCCTATGTTGCATGTCATGTCATGTCACGTCACATAGACACatcatgaatttaataaatcatgtcattttattcaaaagtaaaaatacaattttaaccttaataaTTAATGGATACTACATACTAATatggaatattttcttacctttTTAATATggatgcatatatactaaatttagttaatttattaatgataatgaccaagttaataatcataccgaattaggcttttataccataaatcaATTTCGTAAATTTCTTAAATTCGTTCTATCTTTGGGATATCTATATACAAGCTATATTATGTATcgaattttttaaataaaataaaaaataggtaaatctctatcgaatttcttttggatgattacatatatacagTTCCCTTCTAAAACGGTGTCctgctttgaaattaaagtgtggacctccttatttcgctcactttcaggtcgcaTTTGCACATCttaaccgtacaatgtctagaacataatgtgtagatcatttctgcaaagtttcatccaatttgaagatcatttgagcttccgtaatcgtgagttacacgaacggttctgtttggacagcttttgttcttttgatttatttaatctaattaggtacccaaatgatcttcaaattagatgaaagtgtgcaggaatgatctacacactatgttctataCATTGTatggttgagatgtggaaatgcttattgaaagtgagcgaaataaggagaNNNNNNNNNNNNNNNNNNNNNNNNNNNNNNNNNNNNNNNNNNNNNNNNNNNNNNNNNNNNNNNNNNNNNNNNNNNNNNNNNNNNNNNNNNNNNNNNNNNNNNNNNNNNNNNNNNNNNNNNNNNNNNNNNNNNNNNNNNNNNNNNNNNNNNNNNNNNNNNNNNNNNNNNNNNNNNNNNNNNNNNNNNNNNNNNNNNNNNNNNNNNNNNNNNNNNNNNNNNNNNNNNNNNNNNNNNNNNNNNNNNNNNNNNNNNNNNNNNNNNNNNNNNNNNNNNNNNNNNNNNNNNNNNNNNNNNNNNNNNNNNNNN from Fragaria vesca subsp. vesca unplaced genomic scaffold, FraVesHawaii_1.0 scf0513160_u, whole genome shotgun sequence includes:
- the LOC101296740 gene encoding somatic embryogenesis receptor kinase 1-like, coding for MALWALLHLLTTALLLSWPLTPTTANLEGDALFALRRAVKDSNNVLQSWDPTLVDPCTWFHVTCDGDNRVTRLDLGNANLVGSLVPELGKLERLQYLELYMNNLTGSIPKELGGLKSLVSLDLYHNNFTGSIPSSLSNLSNLNFLRLNGNRLTGTIPRKLTKLGSLKIFDVSDNDLCGTFPTSGSFSKFSEESFKNNPRLEGPELMGFVRYDTTGNCK